GCCCATATTTACTCTTTTTTCTTCTTTTTCGGTTTTGGCTAGCCTCAGGTAGCCTCCCATTGTGATTTTATAATATAAATGAGAGGGAATTGTGATTTCGTATTCACTGTAAATTTTTGGAATATCACCCTGAAAATACCAGGTTCTGGGATTATTGATGGTGTTTAATGGCGTTACTTTGCGGTATTTATATTCTATGATACAGCCTTCTTTTACATTAGGGAAAGTTGCTTTTTTTCGAAACCATTTGTCGCCCCTTTTTTCTTCGAAAATATCTTTTTTGGTTAATGACGTCTTTTTTATCAAGCCATTTTCCATCCAAAAAGTATTTCCTTCAAAATCTGTTATTCTTTCCGATTCGGTAAAAGTATTTTGATAATAACTGATCTGGACTACGCCCAAATCATAAGCCGAACTTTTTAGAATATGCTTTCTGACAAAAACTTCGGTTTCATAAACCAGACCCAGGTTATCATCATAAGAAAATCTGGTTTCGCCTTTTTCATAAAGCGTCACGGCCTTAGCTGAAGTATCAATGGCATAGCTTTTAACTTTTAAATCTGTCAGGCTAACCTTGCCAAATTCGACTTTTAAGGGAGTAAATTGTGCAAATGCGAACATAGTATAGATACTCATCGCAAAAGTGAGGAACAGGGATTTCATTGGTGTATAAATTTTGTTTTGAAAAATTGTGGAGTTTCAATGTTTTGGGATTGAACTTCAAACCAAAATTAACAAGAATTGTACCATTTGTGTGAAAAGGAATGTTCAAAATTTTGAAAAATCAGGAATTTTTAAAAGAGAAAATAAAAAAATAACCATTCAAATTTTTAGAATGAATGGTTATTCAAATATTTAGAAATTGATATTTTAGTTTAAATATTTAACGCTCAAAAATATTTCCCAGACCGCCAATTATACTTCCGCCTTCTTTGGTGGCATTTCCGCCATAAGGAGTAAGCCTTTGGATAAGTTTTGAAATCGGCATGGATTGAATCCAGACTTTACCTGTACCGCTCAAAGTAGCCAAAAACATACCTTCTCCACCAAAAATCATGGAGCGGAGGCCACCGGCACTCTGGATATCAAAATTAAGTTGAGGCTCAAAGGCAACAATACAACCTGTATCGATTCTGAGGGTTTCGTTTTGCAGTGTTTTCTCCATCACAACACCTCCGGAATGAATAAATGCAAGACCATCACCCGTGATTCTTTCCAAAATAAACCCTTCACCACCAAAAAGCCCGGCTCCGAATCGCTTGTTGAAGTGAATCGAAATGCTGGTGCCCATGGCCGCACACAGGAAAGCATCTTTTTGGACAATCAACGTGTTCTGGAATATCTCACCCAGATTCACCGCCTTTATGGTGCCGGGATATGGTGCAGCAAATGCCACTTTCTTTTTGCCGTTTCCACGGTTGGTAAAGTGGGTCATAAAAAGCGATTCACCCATCAAGACCCGTGAACCGGCTTGTAATAATTTTCCCAGAAAACCTTGATTGGGTTGTGAACCGTCGCCCATCACAGTGTCAAAGGTGATGCCGTCTTCCATATATAACATTGAACCAGCCTCGGCAACCACAGTTTCTGCCGGATCTAGCTCAATCTCTACGACCTGGATGTCTTCACCCAAAATCTTATAGTCTATTTCATGACTTTTCATCGTCTTTCAAATGTTTAAGTTTTTTATCTTCTACTTTTTGATTTAAAAAATCATTGATTTTTTCGATGTTGTACGACATCTGGATCTCTCCAAAAGAATTAACCGTAACATCAAATCCCTGGAGGTCTTTGTGTACTTTAGGCAATTCCACTTTTTCTTTTTTCTTTTTATTCATTCCGGTAATGATTGAATTAAGTACAAATCTACAAAGCAAAATCGTGAAAAAATCATTTTGTTGGGTTACGGATTTTTTGTCTGTCAAACGGAAAAAAAACGATTTGAAAATACTTTGGAACAAATGATTTTAATAATTAATAAAAAATCTTAATATTGTAACATTACTATTCAAACCAAATAAAATGAAAGATAATAAGCAAAATAATGGTCGGAGGGAGTTTTTGAAAACCGGGCTTTTAGCGGCTGGTTCGTTTTTTATTGTGCCCAGGCACGTGTTAGGGAAAGGGTTTTTAGCACCAAGCGATAAACTTAACCTGGCATCAATAGGAGCAGGTGGAAAAGGCTGGTCCGACATCAATAATGCTTTTAACAATGGTGCCAACAATGTGGTTGCCCTATGTGATGTGGACTTTAACCAGGCCAAAAGAGCTGTGGAGAAATGGCCCAATGCAAAGAAATTTACAGATTTCAGAGTTATGTTTGAGCAGATGAAAGGGCAGATTGACGGCGTTACGATATCAGCACCTGACCATATACATGGAGTAGCAGCCATGACTGCCATGCAAAATGGCGTGCATGTGTATGTGCAAAAACCTCTGACTCACAATATTTATGAAGCCAGAATGCTCACCGAGGCTGCCCGGAAATACAAAATAGTAAGCCAGATGGGTAACCAAGGAGCCTCTAACCCTGGTCAACAACAGATGATTGAGTGGTTTAAGAAAGGAATGATCGGAACTGTAGATACTGTGTATGTATGGACCAACCGCCCGGTGTGGCCACAAGGAATACCTGTTCCTAAAGATAAGCCTGCTCTTCCGGAAAGCATGAGTGCCGAAAACTGGGATGTGTTTATAGGGCCTGCTCAATACGTTGATTATCACCCGCTTTATCATCCGTTTAAGTGGAGAGGTTGGTGGAACTTTGGTACCGGAGCACTGGGCGATATGGGCTGCCACCTGATTGATCCGCCTTTCAGAGTGCTGGAACTCGGCTACCCAACTGAGGTAGAATGTAGCGTAGGGCAGGTGTTTACCAAAGACTGGACACCAGAGTATATACCTGAGGGTTGTCCGCCATCGTCACATGTGCAGCTCAAATTCCCTGCAAGCAAAAAGAATAAAAAAGACATCAAAATGATTTGGACTGATGGAGGTATAAGACCGTTCCATCCCGATTTGATTCCTGCCAATGATTCAATTGGTGAAAATGGCAGTGGCAACGGTGTGATGATGATGGGCTCAAAAGGTATTATGACTTGCGGAACCTATGGTTTGACTCCGAAAGTTTATAAAAACAACGGTGAGGTAATTGAAATGCCAAAAGACTATGCCACTAAAAATCCTTATGAAAAACTACCGGAATATGGGCATCAGGTAGCCTGGTGCGATGCAGTGAAAGAGGGTTTTGGTGGGAAAATCCATCAGGAACTGACTTCTTCACTGGATTATTCAGGTCCATTGACCGAAACTGTTCTGATGGGTAATCTGGCAATCAGGAGTTATGCTTTAGGTAAAAAACGCACCAATGGTGGCCTTGATTTTGATGGTCGTAAAAAGCTTCTTTGGGATGGTGGTAACATGAAAATCACCAATTATGACGACGCCAACCAGTTTGTGGGCCGTGAGTACCGCGAAGGCTGGAAATTGATTTGATAATTATTTTCTGTATTGTGTTTAAGAAAGCCTTCCGAAAGGGGGGCTTTTTTGGTGTATGAATTGAGTAATTTGGGATTAAAAAGTGACAAAAAAATAGATAAATATTACTTACAATCAAAACTCCATCTTAAAATATTTTATCCCTTTCTCAATCATTTCTTTGAGAACGTTTTCATCAATGTCTGCTAGTTTTTTGATGTAAAAACAACCTTTGGCGGCTTTGTGCTTGCCGAGACGGGAAAGCAATTCCTGTTTTTCGGTTTTGTCGAAATATAAGTAGAGTGAAAAGGCGTCTTTGCGTGGTGAAAAACCTATTTTGCACATATCGCCTTCATGGCCTGAGGCATATTTATAATGATAATTTCCGAAGCCTATTATACTGGGTCCCCACATTTTAGGTTCCTCGCCGCTGGCTTCCTGCATTATATCAATGAGCCGCATGGAGTCGTTGTATTTGGTTTCATTTTCAGGTCTTTCCAGAAACTCAAGCACTGAAGTGTCCGTAACTTTGGTTTTTAGCTCATATTTAGCCATGATTTTTTATTTTTTCTAAGGTTTCACAATCAGGGTCATGAGCCCCGAGCAAATATCCGGTACTCATAAGGAATTCGTTTACGATCTCTCCTCCGGTAAATTTAAAAGTTTTTTTGAAAATCTTCACCCATTCTTCTTTAGTTTTTGGGTGGTGGTGCTCTATCCAGTTTTTAAAGCTGCCATGTTCGTTCTGAAGTTTCAGGATTACGCCGGCATTATGGATGGCGGCATTGATTTTAAGTCGGTTACGGATAATTTCTGGATTTTGGAGCAAATCGTAAAAGCTATTTTCGTCAAATTCTGCCACTTTTTTTATTTGATAATTGGCATAGGCTTTTCTGAAACCCTCTTGTTTTTTCAGGATGATGTCCCATGATAGCCCCGCCTGGTTGATTTCCAGAATCAGCCGACCAAAAAGCTCATTATCGTCATCAATTGGGAAACCATATTGGGTGTCGTGATATATTTTGTGGTGATTGCCTTCAGGGAGGGTTTTACAGTAAGTGCAATAGGACATGCTATTTTAGATTTTTATTTTCATCAAAAATAAAAATTAATTTTAACTCTGGATTGTTATTAATTCAGATTGATAAATAACATAGCAAAATGATAAATAATTTTTCGTTTCAGAATCCTGTTAAAATTGTTTTTGGGAAGGGGTCGATAGCACAATTACCCAAGTTGATTGATAAAAAATATAAAATTATGCTCACTTATGGTGGGGGCAGCATATTTAAAAATGGCGTATATGAGCAAGTGAAAAAAGGTTTGGAAGGCTATAATATTGTGGAATTTGGAGGAATAGAACCCAATCCAACTTATGAAACGCTGATGAAGGCAGTGGAAATGGGTAGATCTGAAAATGTTGATTTTTTGCTACCTGTTGGCGGAGGCTCAGTGCTGGACGGTACAAAATTTATTGCTGCCGCTATACCTTATCAGGGAAAAGACGAATGGAATGATATAGTGCTCGGAGCCAAAAGATACACCGGGGCATTGCCGATTGGAGCTGTGCTCACATTACCTGCAACAGGCTCAGAAATGAACTATTATGCAGTAATATCGAGAACCGAAACTCAGGAAAAATACGGTATGGGTAGTCCGGTGTTATATCCAAAATTCTCGATTCTTGACCCCGAAACAACTTTTTCTTTACCAAAAACCCAAATCGCCAATGGCTTAGCTGATGCTTTTGTGCATGTAATGGAGCAATATCTGACTTTTGACCAAAATACCCCAATCCAGGATAGATTTGCTGAAGGAGTACTGAGCACTTTGATAGAAGTGGCTCCAAAAGTGTTGAAAGAAAAACCTGAATACGAAGACATGGCCAATTACATGTGGGCAGCCACTGTGGCATTAAACGGCTGGATATCAGTTGGCGTAGCACAGGACTGGGCTACGCACGCCATCGGGCATGAGATTACGGCACTTCATGGTATCGATCATGCCCGCACACTTGCGGTGGTTTTACCCCATTTGATGGAGTACAAAAAAGAGCAAAAACTTAGCAAATTGGTTCAATATGGTAAACGGGTATGGGATATCAATGCCGATGCTGATCAAACTGCCAATCTGGCCATTGAGAAAACAGCAGCCTTTTTTGAGTCTTTAGGAATACCTTCAAAAGCCTCTGCTTACGGCATTGGAGAGGAAACCATTGCTGAAATTGAAAAACGTTTTGCCGAGAGAAATCAGAAAATAGGAGAACATGCCGATATTACTTCGACAGATATCAGGAAAATTTTGGAATTGAGTATTGGTTGACTATTTCTTAATTTCCAGCTCTGTAATCACATTTTGGCTTCTTTCTTCATAAAACGCCGTCAGGATTTTATTGTTTTTTGCTACCATTTCCGGTGTTATGAAATATTCGAATTCAACCGCATTTCCTTCAGATGAGGTTATTGTAATTTTTCCGGGTAAATCACCTTCGGTAGTTTGATCTGCACCGGTGAGTTTGCCAGTGATTTTTTTGGTTTCTGGAGTAAGCAATACTTCGTTTTCATGGAATATGGTATTGTTTTTTTCTCTTAGATCAAGTAAAGCTTTGGACACGTTAACAATAAATGTAAAATCTATTTTTTTGCCAATTGACTCATTGAGCTTTTTTGGATTCAGGCCTTCGATTTCTTCCATGTTTAAAGAATAAACCTCGGTGGTATTTAACTCAGGAAATTCAATTTCTAAAGTAAAAAACGGATAACCACTGTCTTGAACAATTCTCAAAACGCCGGATTCATGTACGGGTTCACCATTTGGAAATGAATCTGCTTCAAGATTTGAAGGATATTTTGTTGTGTCAGCAACAGTAGATGCATCAGCAGATTCCTGACTTTGTGAAGAGCTGGTAGCACATGCCATAGAGCCTAATAATAAGACTACAACGTAAATTATTGTTTTCATGCTTTTTAGAGGTTTAAATTTTTTGGTTTTCAAAGTTTCTTAAGTAATTCCCAATCTTTTATTTGGCTAAGATATAAATAATTGAGCAAAAGGCCATTTGTATTGTTTAATTTTCTGTGAGCTTCTAAAAATGGCAAAACTACGGTTGTAATTCTTTCAAATTCGTAGTCTGTTCCCATGTTTTGATGATTCAGAGCGTCTATTTTTTCCTTTGATAATAAGAGTTCACAATAGAAAAAATACATACATTCGTCACTGGTTCCGGTACTTGGAAAAAGCCTTCTGTTGTTTTCCAATGGCTGCAATTGATCTGCGGTAATTTCTATTCCAGTCTCCTCTTTTACTTCCTGAAGGGCAATTTGGGCAGGAGTAACTGTGCCATCGACCATTCCGGCAGGATGTTCATAGGTGTAGCCTCCATCTGCAATTCTCCTTTGTTTTACCAAAATCAGATATTTCTCCAATGTATTTTCATCAATAAGGCAAATTAAAATACTCACTACTTCGCCTTTTAGGAAACATACCGGAGGGATTTTGTCGCCTTCAGGGGTTTCGGCGTCGAGCATGAGCAACGAAAACAACACTTCGCCATTGTAGCGATATCGGGTGAATTTCTCCTCTATGTTATTAATTTTCAATCCATTTTTCTCAAGATTACTTTTCCAAAGTTTGAATTTATGGGCGTTTTCGAGGGTTTCTTTCATTACTATATTTTATACTTTTTTCTTAATCTTAGGATGTGAGCATTTCGGTTCTGACCGGTTTTAAAATTACCGGTCTGCCCTTCGGTGCTGACCGGTTTTAAGGTCTGGCTTTTGGTTTGGAGCGATAGATAGCTTTTAGTTTGGTAATTATTTCCTGCAATCCATTGGATTTAATTTCATAAACGGTGGCCAGCTGCTGTCCCAATCTGCCTGGTGGAAAACCGCCTTTTCTCATAAACCATTCCAGATAACTTACCGGAAGGTCTGAAAGAGTGGTGCCTTTATATTTTCCAAAAGGCATGTCTTCAGTCACGATTTCAATTAATATTTTTTTATCAAACATATATACTTGTTCAAAAATGTAAATTTAACAATCAATGTTTAGATTTGTTTTTTGAAATATTTACTTCAATGGATCGCCTTCTAAAAAATACCAGAATTCAATTTGGCTTAAAATTACAAGAGATTTCCCTAACTACGGGAATAGATAAGGCTCTTTTGTCAAAATTTGAAAATGGCTCCCGAATTCCACCCGAAAAAGCCCTTTTTTCCCTTTCCAATGCATATAGGATTCCTGAAAAAAAATTAAGAGAAGAATTTGTTATTGCTAAAATTATTGAATTGGTTAAAGGTTTTGATAACCCACAATCAGTTCTGGAGAAAGGTCTGGATAGACTGAATGAAATGGACAAGGAAATACTTGGAATTTTTGCTCAGGTAGAGGAAAAATTAGGAAGTAAGATATTAAGAGTCGAAAAAAATCTAAAGAAATGGCTCCGACTAAGTTCAAAAGACAAAGATTTCACGGAAGAATTAAGAAAGAAACTTGTGCTGGAATATATTCAGGAGTCTTGTTTTTGGTTTAAAATTAACGTTACCAATGAGCAGGTTGTAGAGTTTTTGAACACAAGAAATCTAGAAGCCGGATTAAATTTTACACAGTATTTGACGCTGGTAAATCTGAAAGAGGTTTTGAATGATATTACTGAGGGAAGAATGGAAGATGAAGAATTTGGGATAATTTTTTTGGAAAATATTCATCAGAGACTTTATAATGGCATAAAAGAAGCAAGTCCGGGAAAACTCAGAGAAATGGAAGTGCCGGCCTCCAAACAAAATGTGTTATTCGATGAAATAAGTACTTTACCACCGGAATTTGAAGACATGGACAAGTATTTCAAATTTAATAATCAAAAAAGTCATCCGATTTTATTGGCCATGGAATTGGTGTATAAAATTATGATTTTGAAGCCATTCGAAATTGGAAATGAACGTGTGGCCTTTCTGATTTTTAATTATATTTTGCAAAAGAAAGGTTTTCCATTGGTAGTTTTTGAAGGAAATGCATCAAATCAAGCTAAATTTAGAAACGCAATAAATGCCATGCCATCTGAAATTGGGAAAACGATGCTTTTTGAATGGCTACTATCTCATTTATCTGAAACTTTAAAAGTTCAAACTGCCAATTTGCTGATTAAAGAATGAAAGAGAATTTTGATGTTCTAAATGACTTTAACAGGATCGGACTTTTTGCCAATCAAACCTCCTATGATTTTTCGGAAAATAAATATCTGATTGAGATTTTAGGCGAAAAACTTAGGATAGTATTTGTGCCTGAGCATGGTTTCTTTTCCGAACTACAAGATCAGGTAACATTGGATAATGCTTCTGCGTATAAAATTCTAAATCCCAATGCCGAATATGTTTCAGTTTATGGCAGCAACAAACATTACAGTCTAAGATTTCCGCCTTTTAAATTGCTGGAATTGGAGTGCCTGATTATTGATATTCAGGATATTGGAGTGAGGTATTTTACCTATATCACAAGTGTTTTTTATTTATTTGAAACCCTGAAAATAAACAAAATAGACTTGCCTGTTTTTGTGGTCGACAGGCCAAATCCCAATATTGGAAGGATAGAGGGTACACCCCTCCAGGAAGAATACAAGTCATTTATAGGTGTTGCCGGACTGCCTCATTGTTATGGATTGAGTCTTTTTGATGTCGTAAAATGGCTAAAAGAAAAAGTAAAAAACAAAAATGAGCTTTTCTCTTTACCATTTTTAGAAGATAATTGGATTCAACCTTCTCCCAATATTCCTTCAAAAGAGACTTGCCGGGTTTATCCGGGTATGTGCCTGGTGGAAGGCACCACAATGAGTGAAGGACGGGGAACCACACTTCCATTTCAGATATTTGGTTCGCCAGATTTGCGATTTGAAGATTTGGAAAAAATTAGAAAAAACATCGAAAAAAATTCTGGCCAGATTCCGGAACTTAAAGATAGCTGGGCACTGAGGCCACTGAAATTTATACCAACATTTCATAAACACGCCAAAACCGTTTGCAATGGTTTTCAAATTCATGTAACAAATCCCAATTTTCACTCACTGCTTTTTGGGTTAATATTGTTGAAAGAAATCAGCCGTTTCCTTGAACCCGAAAAACTTTGGCGTAAAGGCCCCTATGAATTTGGTAACGACAAAACTGCTATTGAATTATTGGTGGGGGATAAGGTGTTATTGGAATACCTATTTCAAGAAATAAATACCGAAGACTTGTACGGTTACATGAGGAAAGAAGAGAAGGATTGGAGTGAGAAAAATTGATATACTTCCTAATAAATTATCTAAATTTTTAAACTCTTTGAAAATAGTTTTATAATTAAATGAATGCCATTAAATAGTTTTCTTCAATTAATCGTAAAAATTTGAATGTTTTTTTTATAATTTAATAAAATAGCCTAAAAGTGTTTATTATAGTATTTTTAAAGAATACTTTTAGTGATTAAATGCATTCAAGTTTGGTTAACCAATTGTTGAACCGTGGGGATTTTTGCCTAATTCGTGTTAATCCAATTGCTTCTGATAAAATATCACCATATACTACTTTATTATATCCTCTTATTATTCTCATTAACCTGTGGCTTGGTGATGTAGTACGATTATTGTTTATCATTTCCGGATTATCATAATCGGCAAAAGTTTTTTCAAGTTCAGGCATACCCACAATATCATCTTTAGGAATTTGACTTTTTATGATGTTTATATCATTGAAAAGTAAGCCTTCAAATTCGTGTAATTGCAGATAAGGAATAAAACGATGCCTTAAAGATTCATCTATATCATCTAACATACCCTGCTCTAAAGCTTCCATTCTTTGGTTTAAGTCCACTATGGTATGAGCTTCTTCCCATTGTGGAAATAGGTATTTATCATACATCCCATAATAATCAATAAATGTTGTTACATAAGCATTTGGCTCGGCCTTTAAGTGGGTTTCAATTTGTTCTTTTAATTTACTCCACTTAACTATTCCTCCTCTTGATGCTTTGATTAATGGCGATTGAAGATATATGTTTTTGGAAATAAATGGGACTTGCAGATTTGTTTTTGTAAATGCTTGTTCTGTCGGTCCTTCACAAATCAATATTATTCTTTTCATACGTTTTAACTAAAATTGGGTTGACCTGTTTGAATAATATTTCTTTTCCATAAATCGTCAATGGTGTAGTCGTCTAACCAAATTTTTAACTCACCTGAATTGAGGCGTTGAAAAATACTTTCACCGTTTACTTGGTCAACTGTAATAATATCTTCTGGTTCAAAGTGACTAATTAAGTCAGTAGATTGGGTTGCAATAATTACCTGGCAACCTTTTGCTGCAACTGATTTTATAAGACCTGCCAACTTTGCAATAGCCGTTGGGTGTAAACCCAACTCAGGTTCATCTATGATAATGGTTTCAGGCAGCTGAGGCTGTAGAAAGAGAGTTGATAAAGCAATGAAACGAATAGTACCATCTGACAAATCATTTACACCGTAAATAGTAGAACTGTATTTACTTTGCCAACGTAATTTAAGATTTCCATTTTGCTCAGGTTTAAATATAAAATCTAAAAAGTAAGGAGCAATGCTTTGTATTGTTTTTATTATAAAATTATAAACAACTCTATTTTCAAGGTATATGAAGTAAAGAAATGCTCCTAAGTTGCTACCTTTTTCGTAAAGTACAAATTTATCATTTTCAATATTAGATTCTTTGTTAAAAGGTGAATTTTCGCCTGTATCGTGAAAATGATATTTTGCTAATTGGTTAATATATGTCCTTATATATTTAGCTCTTTGCATGGTTTGAAAACGAAGAGTAGATTCATTATTAAAAGAAGCAATGTCGGCAGGGTTTTTATAATATGGATTTTGATACCACATACCTTCTTTTGTGAAAATAAAACCTGTATCGCCTTTCTTGATTGTGAACGAATAGCCATTTGTGCCTCTGAAATAAAGATGCGTTGAAATCTCTTGGGTTTCTTTGTCTCCTTTGTGTAAAAAAGTATCAATACCTTTTAATGCTACAAACTCTTTAAGGTTGCGATTGTAGATCTGCTTTAAAAAATCAAAGAATGATAAAAAATTACTTTTACCGCTACCGTTTGCACCAATAAGTATATTTATTGGATTCAGCTTTAAGTTAAGTTGCTTTATGGACTTGTATCCATTTATATCTATATTATTCATACTTAATTTTTTCTTTAAGGTCAATTTTTTTTATGATCATACAGACTTTGATTGATTTCTCATAATTCCCTTTTATTATTCTAATCTCTTTATAATTTTATTCTCCAAAAATCATTTTAAAATATTTTCATTTAAATTTTGGGATTATTGCTTATCTTTTTTGAGATTTTAAACCATTCTAAAATGAGTGAATATGAAAAAGGACAATGCAACATGGATAAGAAATTGCAAATTTCCTAAAAACTATCATGTAGTTTGTGTTTTATCAATATTAAACTAGACTCTAAAATTATTAGCAAATATAAAAGGACATTAATGTGAACAAATAATGATAGCCAAAAAAATAATGTAAACTGGTATTAAAAAGCATATTTTTAAAAAAAACACCCTACTTTCCGATACAAAACTTCCCGAAGATATTAGCAAGGAGGTCGTCGGTGGTGATTTGGCCGGTGATTTCACCCAGATGATGCAGAGCCAGACGGATATCCTGTGCCAGAAAATCACCCGTAACACCCATGTCAAGGCCGGTTAGCACTTCTTCGAGGGCTTCTTTAGTTTTTTGAAGATGCTCAAAATGCCTCAAATTACTAATGGTAGTGTCTTGGGCGGCAAAAAGTTTTGAAATGCTAACAATTTTATTTTTCAGTTCTTCAAGCCCAATTTCTTCTTTTGCCGAAATTGAAATTTTTTCTCCTGAAATATCAAAATCATAAGGTTTCTGATTTTCTGTGATATCAATTTTGTTCTTTACCCACAATATTTTACTATTAGTAGGATTGTCTTTTAAAACCTGCTTGATATACTCCAGATCTTCAATATTGTCATAAAGCATAACCACAATTTTGGCAGATTGCAGGGCTTTTTTGGAGCGTTCTATACCGATGGTTTCCACTTTGTCGGTGGTGTGGCGGATACCTGCCGTGTCAATAAACCTGAATTTTTGACCGCCGATATACAATACATCCTCGATTACGTCGCGGGTTGTACCGGCGATTTCGGTTACAATGGCTTTCTCCTCATTGAGCAGGGCATTGAGCAGAGTCGATTTTCCGGCATTGGGTGCTCCGATGATGGCCACCGGGATACCTTCTTTGATGGCATTTCCACTTTCGAAGGAGTCAATCAAAGGATTGATTTGGCCTAAAATTTTGTAAATCAGGGTTTTGAGATCATCCCGGTCTGCAAATTCCACGTCTTCTTCGCCAAAGTCGAGCTCCAACTCAACCAGGCTGGAAAAATGAATCAGTTCTTCTCTCAGAAATGCCAGTTTTTTGGAGAAACCACCTCTCAACTGTTCTATTGCAATTTTGTGGGAAGCCTCAGAGTCAGCAGCAATCAGGTCGGCCACGGCTTCCGCCTGAGCCAAATCAAACTGCCCGTTAAGAAATGCCCGCTGGGTAAATTCTCCCGGACGGGCCATGCGACAGCCATTTTTGATGAGCAGTCTCAGAATATTTTTTACTATGAAATCACTTCCATGGGTGCTGATTTCTATCGAATCTTCTTTTGTAAAAGATTTGGGAGATTTGAAAACACTAACCAAAACTTCATCAATGATGACTTCACCATCTTTGATTAAACCAAAGTGTATAGTATTACCCGCAACTTTTTGTAGGTTTTTACCATGAAAAACCTTGTTGACAATATCAATACAATCTATGCCCGAAACTCGGATGACCGCAATGGCACCGATCCCCTGTGGGGTAGCTAAGGCACAAATACTTTCAAATTGATACAAAATATCCTGTTTTTTTTTGCAAAATTACGAAATTAGTTCTTAGGAATGAGTGAATCTTAAATATCAAAAAAGTACCAGGTTGCGAGTGGCGAGTGCGGGTTGTGAGTTTTGAGTAGTGTGGTATCAGGTTTTTGGAATAAATATCAAGTCATTTGAATAACTATCAGTTATTGAGTGGATACTTCTGTGAAATTCTGTGAATTCTGTGAGATTAATTTTCATTCACAAAAATCTTCCATAAAAGAAATCATAAATCGATCACGATAGATTCTGTGTTAATCGTCAATCGATCCCGATAGCTATCGGGACATAAATCGAATTAATCCGAAAACGCACCATTTTTTCGAATGATATATTATTTTTGGGATACCAAATAATTTACTGAAGCAAAATATG
The sequence above is a segment of the Cytophagaceae bacterium genome. Coding sequences within it:
- the mnmE gene encoding tRNA uridine-5-carboxymethylaminomethyl(34) synthesis GTPase MnmE, whose product is MYQFESICALATPQGIGAIAVIRVSGIDCIDIVNKVFHGKNLQKVAGNTIHFGLIKDGEVIIDEVLVSVFKSPKSFTKEDSIEISTHGSDFIVKNILRLLIKNGCRMARPGEFTQRAFLNGQFDLAQAEAVADLIAADSEASHKIAIEQLRGGFSKKLAFLREELIHFSSLVELELDFGEEDVEFADRDDLKTLIYKILGQINPLIDSFESGNAIKEGIPVAIIGAPNAGKSTLLNALLNEEKAIVTEIAGTTRDVIEDVLYIGGQKFRFIDTAGIRHTTDKVETIGIERSKKALQSAKIVVMLYDNIEDLEYIKQVLKDNPTNSKILWVKNKIDITENQKPYDFDISGEKISISAKEEIGLEELKNKIVSISKLFAAQDTTISNLRHFEHLQKTKEALEEVLTGLDMGVTGDFLAQDIRLALHHLGEITGQITTDDLLANIFGKFCIGK
- a CDS encoding DUF4276 family protein — its product is MKRIILICEGPTEQAFTKTNLQVPFISKNIYLQSPLIKASRGGIVKWSKLKEQIETHLKAEPNAYVTTFIDYYGMYDKYLFPQWEEAHTIVDLNQRMEALEQGMLDDIDESLRHRFIPYLQLHEFEGLLFNDINIIKSQIPKDDIVGMPELEKTFADYDNPEMINNNRTTSPSHRLMRIIRGYNKVVYGDILSEAIGLTRIRQKSPRFNNWLTKLECI
- a CDS encoding Fic family protein, encoding MDRLLKNTRIQFGLKLQEISLTTGIDKALLSKFENGSRIPPEKALFSLSNAYRIPEKKLREEFVIAKIIELVKGFDNPQSVLEKGLDRLNEMDKEILGIFAQVEEKLGSKILRVEKNLKKWLRLSSKDKDFTEELRKKLVLEYIQESCFWFKINVTNEQVVEFLNTRNLEAGLNFTQYLTLVNLKEVLNDITEGRMEDEEFGIIFLENIHQRLYNGIKEASPGKLREMEVPASKQNVLFDEISTLPPEFEDMDKYFKFNNQKSHPILLAMELVYKIMILKPFEIGNERVAFLIFNYILQKKGFPLVVFEGNASNQAKFRNAINAMPSEIGKTMLFEWLLSHLSETLKVQTANLLIKE
- a CDS encoding AAA family ATPase, with product MNNIDINGYKSIKQLNLKLNPINILIGANGSGKSNFLSFFDFLKQIYNRNLKEFVALKGIDTFLHKGDKETQEISTHLYFRGTNGYSFTIKKGDTGFIFTKEGMWYQNPYYKNPADIASFNNESTLRFQTMQRAKYIRTYINQLAKYHFHDTGENSPFNKESNIENDKFVLYEKGSNLGAFLYFIYLENRVVYNFIIKTIQSIAPYFLDFIFKPEQNGNLKLRWQSKYSSTIYGVNDLSDGTIRFIALSTLFLQPQLPETIIIDEPELGLHPTAIAKLAGLIKSVAAKGCQVIIATQSTDLISHFEPEDIITVDQVNGESIFQRLNSGELKIWLDDYTIDDLWKRNIIQTGQPNFS
- a CDS encoding DUF1343 domain-containing protein; the protein is MKENFDVLNDFNRIGLFANQTSYDFSENKYLIEILGEKLRIVFVPEHGFFSELQDQVTLDNASAYKILNPNAEYVSVYGSNKHYSLRFPPFKLLELECLIIDIQDIGVRYFTYITSVFYLFETLKINKIDLPVFVVDRPNPNIGRIEGTPLQEEYKSFIGVAGLPHCYGLSLFDVVKWLKEKVKNKNELFSLPFLEDNWIQPSPNIPSKETCRVYPGMCLVEGTTMSEGRGTTLPFQIFGSPDLRFEDLEKIRKNIEKNSGQIPELKDSWALRPLKFIPTFHKHAKTVCNGFQIHVTNPNFHSLLFGLILLKEISRFLEPEKLWRKGPYEFGNDKTAIELLVGDKVLLEYLFQEINTEDLYGYMRKEEKDWSEKN